The genomic window GCTTGTTCAACGGGTTCAATCGGATGCACTGGCCTTCGTCATGTCTCCAGCCGCGAAAGGTCCCTTGGTCCAAAATTGTCGCTAGCGTCTTTTGCATCCGCCAACAACCGACCAACGGGACAGCCTCTCGGGCCAGCTAGGATCGGCCAGCCGCCATTGGCCAGAAGGCTAGCGTTCGGCAATTGCGGCAGCGAGTTTTTCCGGCCCGTAACAAGCGGCCAAGGGAGCTCAGAGTGACAGAGACACTGTGTTGTTTCCCCACACCCGTTTCAGATCCAGCCCAGGGAAGTGGAAGCTGCGGTGGGGCTGGATGGACACACGGCAGCCGTGAGCGTTCACCTTTGCTTTTGCCCCGCCGCTATCTCAGATCTTGAACCGCCACATCGCGAAACGGCTGCAGTGGCCAGAGGGCGGAGAACGCAGGGCTTCGGCAACCGATCCGGATCGCACTCAGCAATCGGATGCATGGGAATTCACGGCTCGCATAACCCCCGACAATGGCTACGGCAACGGtaacgacggcgacgacgacccgcAAGAAGGACGCCAGCCTCCCGCCCGAGAACGAGCGCTTCCTGCGATGCTGCGCGGACATCGCCAGCGCTCTGATCGAGGACCATGAGGCGTCCAAGGACCCCAGCCGTCCGCGAAAGGACATCAATCTCAACACGCTGCGCTCCAAGTTCGCCAAGAAGCACAAGATCAACAATGTGCCACCTTTGACCGCTATCATTGCCGCGGTGCCAGAACACTACAAGAAGTACATTCTGCCGAGGCTAATAGCCAAGCCAATTCGTAGGTCCCACTCGTTCTCCTGGACGTATTTTGCCAATCACTTGTTTTCAGGCTGACCCTTTACTAGGTACTTCGTCTGGCATCGCTGTGGTGGCGGTGATGTGCAAGCCGCACCGATGTCCTCACATCGCTTACACCGGCAACATTTGCGTCTACTGCCCCGGCGGCCCGGACAGCGACTTCGAGTACAGCACGCAATCCTACACAGGCTACGAACCAACATCCATGCGAGCCATCCGGGCGCGCTATGACCCCTTCGAACAGGCCCGCGGGCGGGTCGACCAGCTCAAGGCCCTGGGCCACTCGGTGGACAAGGTCGAGTACATCATCATGGGCGGCACCTTCATGTCGCTGCCGGAATCCTACCGGGACGAGTTCATCGCGCAGCTGCACAACGCGCTGAGCGGGTACGGGACGCTGAATGTGGACGAGGCCGTCCGGGCCGGCGAGCAGAGCAGCATCAAGTGCGTGGGCATCACGATCGAGACGCGGCCCGACTACTGCCTCCAGCCGCACCTCTCGAGCATGCTGCGGTACGGGTGCACGCGCCTCGAGATCGGCGTCCAATCGCTGTATGAGGACGTGGCGCGCGACACCAACCGCGGGCACACCGtcgcggccgtggccgagaCCTTCTGCCTCGCCAAGGACGCCGGCTTCAAGGTGGTCAGCCACATGATGCCGGACCTGCCCAACGTCGGCATGGAGCGCGACCTGGACCAGTTCCGCGAGTACTTCGAGAACCCGGCCTTCCGGACCGACGGGCTCAAGATCTACCCGACGCTCGTGATCCGCGGGACGGGCCTGTACGAGCTCTGGCGCACGGGCCGCTACCAG from Thermothielavioides terrestris NRRL 8126 chromosome 1, complete sequence includes these protein-coding regions:
- a CDS encoding histone acetyltransferase ELP3-like protein: MATATVTTATTTRKKDASLPPENERFLRCCADIASALIEDHEASKDPSRPRKDINLNTLRSKFAKKHKINNVPPLTAIIAAVPEHYKKYILPRLIAKPIRTSSGIAVVAVMCKPHRCPHIAYTGNICVYCPGGPDSDFEYSTQSYTGYEPTSMRAIRARYDPFEQARGRVDQLKALGHSVDKVEYIIMGGTFMSLPESYRDEFIAQLHNALSGYGTLNVDEAVRAGEQSSIKCVGITIETRPDYCLQPHLSSMLRYGCTRLEIGVQSLYEDVARDTNRGHTVAAVAETFCLAKDAGFKVVSHMMPDLPNVGMERDLDQFREYFENPAFRTDGLKIYPTLVIRGTGLYELWRTGRYQNYTPNGLIDLVARILALVPPWTRIYRVQRDIPMPLVTSGVENGNLRELALARMKDFGTTCRDVRTREVGVNEVKHRIRPSQIELVRRDYAANGGWETFLAYEDPKQDILVALLRLRKCTQKYTFREELVGQPTSLVRELHVYGMAVPVHARDPRKFQHQGFGTLLMEEAERIAREEHGSDKISVISGVGVRSYYAKLGYWLDGPYMSKWLDGRPGPEE